In Beijerinckia indica subsp. indica ATCC 9039, the genomic window GCTTCGAAGATCCGAGCGGATCTTCGAAAGGTTCGTCATCGTTCTGTCTCTAGGGATGGACTAGGGTTCAACGCTGGACCTCCGATGGAGTCTTCTCTTCAGATAAAGACTCCATCGTTTTTACCAGGGCTTGCCGCCCATGGTCTGGCGCAGATGCACATAATCATAGAGATCGCTGAGCATGAAATGGCGGTTTTCCACGATGCGCATATGCGCGACCGTCATTTCGTCACCTGCCAGATAGCGATGCGCGGTCGTCCGAAAGGGTTCGGGCAGGCTGAGATTGAAATCTGAGGGCTGAACCAAGAGACGGAGAATCTGGTCGAACAGAAAACGGAAGCGTTCGTCTTCTGGCTCGAGATAGGCAGCGCCGAAGTCTTTTCCGTAGCGCTTGAACAGATCCATATAATCGTCGATATCGGGCTTATTCACCTGTCTGCCTTTCGCATGCCTTCCGAAAGATCGTTTTCTCTCCAATTCCCGGAGAGCCGGTAAGCAAGAGCAAATAGCAAAGGCATAGATCGTTCCAGGACGCAATCCGGGATTGTTTCGGTTGTCCTCGCGTTTCGGATTTATTGGTGAAGACCAGTGAAGAGGCCAGAGTCACAGGCCCAAGGGAAGGCTCATGAGCGTGCAAACCTCCGCCACCTGTTCCAATTGTCGCTTCTGGGAGCAGGGGGCCGCGATGGACCCGTCCGCCTTCGACGATCGGCCGCGTGGGACCTGTCGCCGCTCGCCGCCGCAGACGCGCTCCGATTTCGATCGGATCATCGCCGATTATCTTGCCGCCATCGCCAGGCATTTGAACCCGGAGAGTGAGGAAGAAGCCTTCGCGATCCATGACTCGGACGCGGCTTCTGAAACCTATTGGCCGTTGACGGTCGGCGAAGACTGGTGCGGGGAATATCAGCAACGGCCGTCTTGATCCACGAGGTCAAGCAAATGGGACCAGTTTGCTGAGGTAAAGGGGCCAGAAAAGCTCTGAAAATACACCCTGTACTTGGCGGGGCGTTGCAAGAGCGCGTCGATCCGATTATGCCTCGGCAATCATCAGGGTTCCTGTTCTGCGGAAGATCGGATAGTTCCGATCTGCTTTTGGGTCTTTCTGTAAGGGATGCGCTATGGATCGTCTTCTCGTGCTGGTGCGCCATGGTCAAAGCGATTGGAATTTAAAGAACCTCTTCACGGGGTGGAAGGATCCGGATCTAACGGAAAAGGGCATTGGAGAAGCTCAGGCGGCGGGGCGTGGTCTCAAGGCGAAAGGTCTTGCGTTCGATATTGCCTTTACATCCGCTCTGACACGCGCGCAGCACACATTGAAATTGATCCTCGGCGAATTGGGAACGCCCGATGTGCCGACGACGCGCGAACAGGCGCTCAATGAGCGTGATTACGGTGATCTCTCCGGGCTGAACAAGGATGATGCACGACAGAAATGGGGCGAGGAGCAAGTCCATGTCTGGCGGCGTTCCTATGATATCTCGCCCCCCGGTGGTGAGAGCCTGAAGGATACAGTGGCGCGGGTCTTGCCTTATTACTGCCAGAGCATTTTGCCGGCCGTGCTCGATGGCAAAAAAACCATTGTCGCCGCGCATGGCAATTCCCTGCGAGCCCTCGTGATGGTGCTTGACGGATTGACGCCAGAGACCATCCCCTCGATGGAACTTGAGACCGGTGTGCCGTTGATTTATCGCCTGCGCGCTAATTCGACGGTTGAAAGCAAGGAAGTTCTGAAACTGGGCTGAGGCCGAAGATCGCTATTCGCGATCCTTGGCAGCTTATTGAAACAAAGCATCGGGCATGATCCGATGCTTTTCGCGATTTGCGCCACAAACTTTAATATTTCTTAAGGATAAGACCGGTCTTCTTCCCTCAGGATATGTCGGTGCGAGTCGGGAGGGTGACCATGGAAAGGCTGGATATTCTTCTCGTCGATGACGATCTGCTGGTTCGTCACGTCATTGCCGATGAAATTGCGGAGGCGGGTCATTTCGTTTTGACCGTTGCTTGTGGCGAAGCCGCCTTGGAAGCCCTTGCCGACAATCCCGCCATCACTCTTGTTTTGGTCGATTATGCCATGCCGGGCATGATGGGGCCTGACCTGATCCGCGAGATCCGAAATCGGCGGCCTGACCTTAAAGTGGCGATGCTGACCGGCTATGCCGAAATCCTGCGCATGAACGAACGGCATGATGATTATCCGATCATCGCCAAGGGGCTGCGCATGGAGGAATTGATCAAGGCCGTGGAGGCGGCGGCGCGCGGCGAGGCGACCGAAGTGGCGGAGGATGCCGCCTCGACCCGAGTCGAAATGGTACTGGAGCAGATGGCGCCACGCCCAGCCGTCGAAGGCATCCAACGGCAGCTTTATACGCTTTACGAGCGGACCTTGCAGGACAACCTGCCGCAGCCTCTGACCAAATTGTTGGACAAGCTCGGCGACGGCGGCACGCCGTCCGATCCGCGCAAGCCCTCCTGATTGGTTTCCGTATTGGTTTTCCGGGGCCGGACGTGAGGCGGGCCGATGATTTTGGCGTAAGTCTGGCATATATAGCGGGATAATTGACCTGATTACCTCTTCGGATTATCTATTTGCCATGGCTTTGCGTTCGATCATCACCATTCCCGATCCCCTTTTGCGGCGTGTCTGTGACCCGGTTGCCGATGTCGATTCCGAGATCCGGCGGCTGATGGATGACATGCTCGAAACCATGTATGACGCGCCAGGTATCGGCTTGGCCGCCAGCCAGATCGCGGTCATGAAACGGGTCATCGTCATGGATGTCGCCAAACGGCGCAAAGGTGAGGATGGCGCCGAAGCCGATGTCGCGCCTCAGCCTTTGGCGCTCGCCAATCCGGAAATCCTCTGGGCCTCGGAAGAGCTTTCGACCTATGAAGAGGGTTGCCTGTCCATCCCCGATTATTACGAGGAAGTGGTTCGTCCGGCCCGCGTCCGTGTCGGCTATCTCGATCGCCAGGGGCAGCGGCAGGAATTGGAAGCCGATGGCATTCTTGCGACCTGCGTGCAGCATGAGATCGACCATCTGAACGGCGTGCTCTTCATCGATCATATTTCCCGTCTGAAACGGGAGAGGATCGTCAAGAAATTCAGCAAAGCCGCCAAACGGGACAATCATTCCGCTCCGAAAGAAAAGAGCAAGGCGGATAGCGAAGCCTGAGTTTTCCGAGTGACTGATCCGCTTCCGACGTAACGAGCGAAGCTCAAAGACGAAGGTTTCCCTTGCGCGTCGTGTTTATGGGAACGCCGGTTTTTTCCGTGCCGGTTCTGAATGCCCTGATCGAAGCGGGGCATCAGGTGGCGGCGGTCTATACGCGAGCGCCACGGCCTGCGGGGCGGCGCGGCCTGGATCTGACGCCGTCGCCCGTCCATCTCGCGGCGCAGCAGCATGATTTGCCCGTCGAGACGCCCAAAAGCCTGCGATCGGAAGAGGCTCTCGCGACTTTGCGCGCCTATGCGCCGGATGTTCTGGTCGTGGTTGCTTATGGGCTCATCCTGCCCAAAGCCATTCTCGATGTTCCGCCGTTTGGCGCGCTCAATCTCCATGCCTCGCTGCTGCCGCGCTGGCGGGGAGCCGCGCCGATTCAGCGGGCGATCATGGCAGGCGATAGCCAGTCCGGCATTGAGCTCATGCGGATGGAAGAGGGACTCGATACCGGGCCCGTCGGGCTTGTCGGCGAAGTGACCATTGGCCCCGACATGACCGGCGGCGAATTGCATGATCTTCTCTCGCTTCGCGCCGCCACGCTCATCATCGAGGGGCTGCAAAAGCTGGAAGCTGGAACGCTGACGTTCACGCCGCAGACCGAGGACGGGGTGATCTATGCCAAGAAGATCGAAAAGGTCGAGGCGCGGATCGATTGGCGGCGGCCCGCTCACGAGGTTTATAATCTCATCCGCGCCCTTTCGCCTTTCCCTGGTGCTTTCTTCGAGGTGGATCTCGGCAAGGGGTTGGAGCGCATCAAGATTCTGCGGGCAGAACTCACACACACGCCTGCCGCGCAGCCCGGTGAAATCCTTGATGCGGGCCTGAGCATAGCCTGTGGCGAGGGGGAAGGGAGCGGCGCGATCAAGCTTCTCGATATTCAACGGTCCGGCAAAGCACCCATGAGCGCCGAGGCCTTTTTGCGCGGCACGAAACTGCCTGCCAGCACCCGATTGCCGCTGCCCGATCTCCATGCCCCGCTATAAATTAACTGTCGAATATGACGGCGCGTCCTTTGTGGGTTGGCAGAGGCAGAAGAATGGGCTCTCGGTTCAGGAAGTGATCGAGACGGCTCTCTTGGCCATCAATGGCGCGCCGGTTGGCATTCGCGGAGCGGGCCGCACGGATGCCGGCGTTCATGCGAGTGCTCAAGTGGCCCATGCCGATCTTGCGCGGGAATGGCGTCCCGATGTCCTGCGCGATGCCTTGAACGCGCATATGCGTCCGGCTTTGGTCGCTGTCGTGGCGGCGGAACCTGTCCCGGAAACGTTCGACGCGCGCTTTTCAGCCATCCGCCGGCATTATCTCTACCGTATCATCAATCGCCGTGCGCCTCTGACCTTTGAGGCGGGGCGCGCCTGGCTGGTTAAACGCCGGCTCGATGCGCGAGCCATGCATGAAGCGGCGCAAGTCCTGACCGGACGCCATGATTTTTCGACCTTTCGGGCGGCGGAATGCCAGGCGGCGAGCCCAATCCGCACGCTGGAGCGTTTGGACGTGCAAGCCGTGGGCGATCTCATCGAAATCCGGGCGAGCGCGCGATCCTTCCTGCATCATCAGGTGCGCTCGATGGTGGGGTCGCTCGAAATGGTCGGTTCCGGCAAATGGAGCGCAGGGGATCTGCGGGCGGCTCTGGAGGCCTGTGATCGGCGCCGTTGTGGCATGGTCGCTCCGGCCGCCGGCCTTTATCTGACCGGGGTCGATTATCCTGAAGAAGGAGAAGAAAAAGGGGCTCAGCCCTTTTTCGGCGAATAGCCGATCTGCAGGGATTCCTGCGCGTTCTGAGTCAGGACATTCTGGATCTTGCCGGAGAGCGTTGCGAGAATCCAGGGCAATTGCACTTCGAGCCGAATGATCTCCTGCAAAACATGGACTTGCGCCGTGGCGGTCTGGCCGAAGGCGACAACCCTGAGATCAGCCCGGTTCTCGGTCCATACGGCTTCCGAGTAGGCGAGCTTATCGATATAGGCGGTGCGAAGAACATCGATGCGCTCGGCGATGCGTTTCTTGGCTTCCTCGGCGCTCAGCGCGTGCGGCAGGGTCACGATGATGGATTTCGACATGGCTTCTCCTACCTCAAGAGCCTGACTCTCATCAAATTGATCCTAAAAGTGGAGGCCACCCTAGGGCTGCTGCTTTTACATAAGCCGTCTCAAGCCGGCTTAAAGAGCCTGTGTACAGCAGGATGGCTTTCAAAAGGAGACACAGGACGTTCCATCGGCGCGCAGCACCGATTGCTGATGAAAACGCCTCTTATAAGCCTGACGAATGGCTTCGATCTTTTCGTTGGATTCGGTGTCGGGCACATAAAAGATGAGGAGCAGGCGGCTTGCTTCCTGGCTGGATCGTCCTTTGGAATCACGCCATTGGCCGGTGCCTTCAAACAGGCTGAGGCCTTGCGGGAAACGGGGTGTGACTTCGCGCGCGAGGAAGCGCGCGAAGGCTGTGTGGCTGACCGGCTTTTGCGATGATCCCGCGCCGAAGAAAAGCTCTAGCCTGGCCAATGTTTGGCAGGCACCGGTGGAAGGCTTGGCTTCCTCGGCTACGGCATGCCGCATCCCAGAAAGGCTCAAGGCGACAAGCGCCATAAGGCTTATCGATCGCCGCATGGATGATCATATCAAAATGGCGACAAAGATCAGGATGAGGCCGATGGTGGCCGCCATCCAGACCAAAGTCCGCGCGACGGGAATGCCCATGACATAAAGCGGCACATAGATGAGGCGGCCCCAGAAATAGAGGAGGGCACCCCAGGCTGTCAGGGCGCTTTCGCGCCCAGCCACATGGGCAATGAGCACGGCGGCGGCAAACAGGGGCAGGGTTTCGAACAGATTGGTTTGCGCGCGATAGAGGCGGCCAGCGATGATGCCATAGGGCGGCGGCGTGGTATCGCGCGCGCTCACGTTAAATTTCGCTCCCGTCTCTTTGGTCCGCGCGACGCCATGCGCGATGACTTGGACCAGGGCCAGCACCAGGGTCCAAGTCAGAAAGGTCAATTCGTTATTCATGAAAGGGCTCCGAAAGAGGCGGGGAGATTTTCCATCACCACGCCGACGCCCAATTTGGTCAGGTTTCGCGATATTGCCAAGCTGGAGTCCAGCTATTTGGTCTCGCCAGCGCGCAAAATTGTTTCCACGGCCTGATCCTGCGCTTTGAGCAAAGCGTCGTCGAGTTGGGCCTGCGAAGCAAAACGGCTGTGCAGCAGTTTGCCGAGGACGCGGACTTTAATGACATCTTGCCGGAAGGGCCAAGGAGTCAGGACGAGTTCGGCGGGGTCATGATCGACCGGCCGCAGGCGCAGGTCCGTCGTCTCACGTCTCGTCATCGGCACGTTCCGATAAAATTTTTCGCTTTTTACTCCGAAACAAATGTCGAGAGAGAGGCGATCGAGCACGCCGATCAAAAGGCGGCAATGCTCCAGGGCTTGATTGGTGACGACATTGGAAAATTGCGGATTGGCGCGGAGCTGGCGCAGCCATTCCTCCCGTTGCGCCGCCAAGGCATCAAGAAAGGCATGAACTTTTGCCGCATGGGCCGGTTCAGCCGTTTTGGGGTCAAAGGCAAACCCGTAGATCGTGACGGCATGGAGCGAAACGAGGACAGCGACAAAACGGCCGTAGATTTGCGCCGTGCCAATGCCCTCGCGCCAGAGTTTCATGTGAACGTCGCCCGGCACCTCGAAAAACTGCTGGGGCAGGCCGGTCTTTTCATTGAGGGCAGGCGCTGCCTCCCATTCTTGCCAGCCAAGATCATGCTGCTCGGTGGCGAGACAGACATCTTCAAAGGGCTCGGGGGGAGCGAAATGCGCGTTGCCCCATTGCCGCGCGAGCTGGCCCGATAACCAGGCATGGCTTGGCTGGGAAAAGGCGATGGTTTCCAAGCCTTCGGAACGCAGCAACATGGAGACCTCGTCAATTTGCCATTCTGGAACGTTGAAGGGCTCGGGGATGTTCAGGCTGTTTACAAGCGGACCTCGTGCTCGGTTCCAAAAGAAGGAAACCGCTGCCTCCTAAAGGAAGATGATCGTGGGTTGAGATTGATGTAATCCGCACCACCTGAATCCCAATCGAAACACGTTATCTTGATGATACTTTACTTAAAGTCGGTTGCGGTGGAGCTGAAAGAATGGAGCGTCCCCTCACCAACGGAACAAGAATGGTGATCACCTGCGCTGAGTTGCAGACGCTCATCGATGCGCTCGCAGCCCGAAACTACCATGTCGTTGGACCGAGGGTGCGAGACGGCGCGATCGTCTATGACGGGATCACCCGGCTTTCCGATCTCCCCAGCGGCTGGACTGATCATCAGGAGCCGGGCCGTTATCATCTGGAACGCCGCCAAGATGAGGCTTTGTTCGGCTTTACTGTCGGTCCCCAGGCGTGGAAACGGTTTCTGCATCCGCCTGTAGAGACGCTTTTGACCATGAACAAAGGCGCAGAGGGGATCACAATCAGTCCCGGAGAGAGAGCCGCGCCCAGATTTGCTTTTCTCGGTGTGCGTGCCTGCGAGATCCACGCCATAGCCATTCAGGATCGGGTTTTCTGTGACGGGCCATACCCCGATGCAACCTATGTGATGCGCCGGCGCGATGCCTTCATCGTGGCCGTCAATTGCGGGGTTGCCGGAGGCACATGCTTTTGTGTGTCCATGCAGACGGGGCCGAAAGCACATTCGGGTTTTGACTTGGCGTTGACGGAACTCATAGATGGCCGTGCTCACGAGTTCCTTGTTGAGATCGGCAGTGAAGCCGGCGCCGATGTGCTCGAACAGGTCACACATCGCCCGGCCTCTGACCAACAGATAGCGGCTGCGGAAGCAATCATGGCCCATACGGCTAGCCAGATGGGACGTAAGCTGGAGACTGATGGAATCAAGGACCTTCTCCAGGGCAATCCCAATCATCCGCGCTGGGATGCTGTCGCCGCGCGTTGTCTGACGTGCGGCAATTGCACCATGGTCTGCCCGACCTGTTTTTGCACCACGGTCGAGGATCACAGCGATCTCATGGGAACATCCGCCGAGCGAGTGCGCAAGTGGGACTCCTGTTTCACTATGGATTTCTCCTATATCCATGGTGGCAGTGTGCGGAAGACGGGTGTTTCACGTTACCGGCAGTGGATGACGCACAAGCTCGCGAGCTGGATCGATCAATTCGGCACGTCGGGCTGTGTCGGCTGTGGCCGTTGCATTACCTGGTGCCCGGTGGGCATCGACATTACGGAAGAGACGGCCGCCATCAGGGCCGCTCCGCACCCCGCCCGAGGGCAACAGCATGGAGAATCTTGAGCCTGTTCTGAGGCAGCATCCATTCTTCGCCGGTTTCGCTCCGAAGCATTTTGAGCTCGTGACAGGCTGTGCCCGCAATCATCGTTTCGAGGCAGGGCACTATCTGTTTCGTGAAGGCGAGCCTGCAAATGAGTTCTTCCTGATCCGTCACGGCAAAGTCGCTCTCGAAATCGTCGCGCCAGGACAAAATCCGATCGTCTTTGCGACGCTTGGCGATGGAGAGATCGTCGGTGTGTCCTGGCTCATCCCGCCTTACCAGTGGACATTCGACGCACGCGCTGTGGAACTCACCCAGGCCATTGGCGTCGATGCCGCATGTCTGCGCGGGAAATGCGAAGCGGATCACCATTTCGGCTATGAGATGATGAAACTTTTCCTGCCGCTCCTGGTGCAGCGGCTCCAGGCGACCAGACTGCAGATCCTCGACATCTATGGAAAGCATTGACATGGGTGTGATGGACATGAGTGCCACCGATATGGGCTTGATGCCATGCCCCGATCCATTCCTCCCGCAGCTCTATCGTGTCAGTCGGGTTCTCCGCGAGCTTTCCGACACCGTGACACTCGCACTCACCTCTCTCTCAGGCTCGCGGCCCGCTTTTGAGCCGGGGCAGTTCAACATGCTCTCTGTCTTCGGTGTCGGTGAGGTGCCCATCAGCATAAGCGGAGGCAGCGCGGATGATGTCGTTTTCGTGCATACTATCCGCGATCTCGGCGCAGTGAGCGGAGCCATCGCAAAGCTCCAGCCTGGCACGACAATCGGCCTGCGTGGCCCATTCGGAATGGGCTGGCCCGTCACTGACGTTGAAGGCGCGGATATTGTCATCGTGGCCGGAGGTCTCGGCCTCGCGCCGCTGCGCCCGGCCATCTACCAAATCCTCGCCAATCGCAACCGTTACGGTCGCGTTGCCATTTTGTACGGCGCCCGCACCCCGAATGACATCCTCTACCGTCGCGAATTGGAGCAATGGCGTCAGCGGTCGGACATGGATATCGAAGTGACTGTCGATCATGCGAGCCCCGACTGGCATGGCAATGTGGGCGTTGTACCGGCGCTGGTCTCGCGCATGGCTTTTGATCCCCATGAAACAATCGCTTTGCTCTGCGGACCGGAAGTGATGATGCGCTTCACCGTGAGTGTTTTGCGTGCGGTAGGCCTGCCTTCGGATCACATCTATCTTGCGATGGAACGCAACATGAAATGCGCCATTGGCCTCTGTGGTCATTGCCAGTTCGGGCCGCTCTTTGTCTGCAAGGATGGGCCAGTCATGCGGTTCGATCGAATCGCCGATTTCTTCTCCATCCGGGAGATCTGAGATGAGTGAGCGGCGGCATCCCCGGCTGGCGGTTTGGAAATTTGCTTCATGCGACGGCTGCCAGCTCTCGCTGCTCGATTGCGAGGACGAGCTTCTGACTCTCGCCAGTGTGATCGAAATCGCCAATTTCCCTGAGGCCTCGAGAGCCGTCGCGCCGGGCCCTTATGACCTCTCCCTGGTCGAGGGATCGATCACGACGGAGCATGATGCGGAGCGTATCCGCATGGTCCGGGCCCAATCGAGGCATCTCGTCACAATTGGCGCCTGCGCGACCGCCGGTGGCATCCAGACCCTTAAAAATTTTGCCGATGTGAATGCGTTCATCGCCGCGGTCTATGCCTCGCCGCAATATATTGCGACGCTTTCCACTTCGACCCCGATCTCTGCGCATGTTCCAGTCGATTACGAATTGCAAGGCTGCCCCGTCAATAAGGTGCAACTCATCGAAGTGATCTCGGCTTTCTTGGCCGGACGCAAACCATCGATCGCGGCCCATAGCGTTTGCGTCGAATGTAAGCAGCATGGCACCGTCTGCGTCATGGTTCAGGGGATGCCTTGTCTCGGGCCGGTGACTCATGCGGGGTGCGGCGCT contains:
- a CDS encoding 2,3-bisphosphoglycerate-dependent phosphoglycerate mutase encodes the protein MDRLLVLVRHGQSDWNLKNLFTGWKDPDLTEKGIGEAQAAGRGLKAKGLAFDIAFTSALTRAQHTLKLILGELGTPDVPTTREQALNERDYGDLSGLNKDDARQKWGEEQVHVWRRSYDISPPGGESLKDTVARVLPYYCQSILPAVLDGKKTIVAAHGNSLRALVMVLDGLTPETIPSMELETGVPLIYRLRANSTVESKEVLKLG
- a CDS encoding response regulator, with product MERLDILLVDDDLLVRHVIADEIAEAGHFVLTVACGEAALEALADNPAITLVLVDYAMPGMMGPDLIREIRNRRPDLKVAMLTGYAEILRMNERHDDYPIIAKGLRMEELIKAVEAAARGEATEVAEDAASTRVEMVLEQMAPRPAVEGIQRQLYTLYERTLQDNLPQPLTKLLDKLGDGGTPSDPRKPS
- the def gene encoding peptide deformylase, coding for MALRSIITIPDPLLRRVCDPVADVDSEIRRLMDDMLETMYDAPGIGLAASQIAVMKRVIVMDVAKRRKGEDGAEADVAPQPLALANPEILWASEELSTYEEGCLSIPDYYEEVVRPARVRVGYLDRQGQRQELEADGILATCVQHEIDHLNGVLFIDHISRLKRERIVKKFSKAAKRDNHSAPKEKSKADSEA
- the fmt gene encoding methionyl-tRNA formyltransferase, with product MRVVFMGTPVFSVPVLNALIEAGHQVAAVYTRAPRPAGRRGLDLTPSPVHLAAQQHDLPVETPKSLRSEEALATLRAYAPDVLVVVAYGLILPKAILDVPPFGALNLHASLLPRWRGAAPIQRAIMAGDSQSGIELMRMEEGLDTGPVGLVGEVTIGPDMTGGELHDLLSLRAATLIIEGLQKLEAGTLTFTPQTEDGVIYAKKIEKVEARIDWRRPAHEVYNLIRALSPFPGAFFEVDLGKGLERIKILRAELTHTPAAQPGEILDAGLSIACGEGEGSGAIKLLDIQRSGKAPMSAEAFLRGTKLPASTRLPLPDLHAPL
- the truA gene encoding tRNA pseudouridine(38-40) synthase TruA — translated: MPRYKLTVEYDGASFVGWQRQKNGLSVQEVIETALLAINGAPVGIRGAGRTDAGVHASAQVAHADLAREWRPDVLRDALNAHMRPALVAVVAAEPVPETFDARFSAIRRHYLYRIINRRAPLTFEAGRAWLVKRRLDARAMHEAAQVLTGRHDFSTFRAAECQAASPIRTLERLDVQAVGDLIEIRASARSFLHHQVRSMVGSLEMVGSGKWSAGDLRAALEACDRRRCGMVAPAAGLYLTGVDYPEEGEEKGAQPFFGE
- a CDS encoding polyhydroxyalkanoic acid system family protein: MSKSIIVTLPHALSAEEAKKRIAERIDVLRTAYIDKLAYSEAVWTENRADLRVVAFGQTATAQVHVLQEIIRLEVQLPWILATLSGKIQNVLTQNAQESLQIGYSPKKG
- a CDS encoding DUF3574 domain-containing protein — encoded protein: MRRSISLMALVALSLSGMRHAVAEEAKPSTGACQTLARLELFFGAGSSQKPVSHTAFARFLAREVTPRFPQGLSLFEGTGQWRDSKGRSSQEASRLLLIFYVPDTESNEKIEAIRQAYKRRFHQQSVLRADGTSCVSF
- a CDS encoding MAPEG family protein translates to MNNELTFLTWTLVLALVQVIAHGVARTKETGAKFNVSARDTTPPPYGIIAGRLYRAQTNLFETLPLFAAAVLIAHVAGRESALTAWGALLYFWGRLIYVPLYVMGIPVARTLVWMAATIGLILIFVAILI
- a CDS encoding DUF3891 family protein, which encodes MLLRSEGLETIAFSQPSHAWLSGQLARQWGNAHFAPPEPFEDVCLATEQHDLGWQEWEAAPALNEKTGLPQQFFEVPGDVHMKLWREGIGTAQIYGRFVAVLVSLHAVTIYGFAFDPKTAEPAHAAKVHAFLDALAAQREEWLRQLRANPQFSNVVTNQALEHCRLLIGVLDRLSLDICFGVKSEKFYRNVPMTRRETTDLRLRPVDHDPAELVLTPWPFRQDVIKVRVLGKLLHSRFASQAQLDDALLKAQDQAVETILRAGETK
- a CDS encoding 4Fe-4S dicluster domain-containing protein, yielding MERPLTNGTRMVITCAELQTLIDALAARNYHVVGPRVRDGAIVYDGITRLSDLPSGWTDHQEPGRYHLERRQDEALFGFTVGPQAWKRFLHPPVETLLTMNKGAEGITISPGERAAPRFAFLGVRACEIHAIAIQDRVFCDGPYPDATYVMRRRDAFIVAVNCGVAGGTCFCVSMQTGPKAHSGFDLALTELIDGRAHEFLVEIGSEAGADVLEQVTHRPASDQQIAAAEAIMAHTASQMGRKLETDGIKDLLQGNPNHPRWDAVAARCLTCGNCTMVCPTCFCTTVEDHSDLMGTSAERVRKWDSCFTMDFSYIHGGSVRKTGVSRYRQWMTHKLASWIDQFGTSGCVGCGRCITWCPVGIDITEETAAIRAAPHPARGQQHGES
- a CDS encoding Crp/Fnr family transcriptional regulator, with protein sequence MENLEPVLRQHPFFAGFAPKHFELVTGCARNHRFEAGHYLFREGEPANEFFLIRHGKVALEIVAPGQNPIVFATLGDGEIVGVSWLIPPYQWTFDARAVELTQAIGVDAACLRGKCEADHHFGYEMMKLFLPLLVQRLQATRLQILDIYGKH
- a CDS encoding FAD/NAD(P)-binding protein; the encoded protein is MGVMDMSATDMGLMPCPDPFLPQLYRVSRVLRELSDTVTLALTSLSGSRPAFEPGQFNMLSVFGVGEVPISISGGSADDVVFVHTIRDLGAVSGAIAKLQPGTTIGLRGPFGMGWPVTDVEGADIVIVAGGLGLAPLRPAIYQILANRNRYGRVAILYGARTPNDILYRRELEQWRQRSDMDIEVTVDHASPDWHGNVGVVPALVSRMAFDPHETIALLCGPEVMMRFTVSVLRAVGLPSDHIYLAMERNMKCAIGLCGHCQFGPLFVCKDGPVMRFDRIADFFSIREI
- a CDS encoding oxidoreductase — translated: MSERRHPRLAVWKFASCDGCQLSLLDCEDELLTLASVIEIANFPEASRAVAPGPYDLSLVEGSITTEHDAERIRMVRAQSRHLVTIGACATAGGIQTLKNFADVNAFIAAVYASPQYIATLSTSTPISAHVPVDYELQGCPVNKVQLIEVISAFLAGRKPSIAAHSVCVECKQHGTVCVMVQGMPCLGPVTHAGCGAICPSFRRGCYGCYGPMETPNTTALAREWQALGAAPRDISRAFRTFYAAAEPFRKESVVHADITHDDITNGDQDDPG